A single genomic interval of Labrus bergylta chromosome 18, fLabBer1.1, whole genome shotgun sequence harbors:
- the hif1aa gene encoding hypoxia inducible factor 1 subunit alpha a gives MDTGTVPEKKRVSAERRKEKSRDAARCRRGKESEVFYELAQELPLPHSIRSSLDKASIMRLTISYLRMRKLLSTDEPMAEEQTELDEQLNSSYLKALEGFLMVLSEDGDMVYMSENVNKCLGLAQFDLTGHSVFDFIHPCDQEELREMLVHRTGSKKAKEPSTERSFFLRMKCTLTSRGRTVNVKSATWKVLQCSGHVQVYDSHTEETSNEQMEPPFPYLVLICDPIPHPSNIEVPLDTKTFLSRHTMDMKFTYCDERITELMGYDPEELLNRSVYEYYHALDSDHLTKTHHNLFAKGQVTTGQYRMLAKRGGFVWVETQATVIYNNKNSQPQCVVCVNFVLSGIQEEKLIFSLEQTEDVKSIKEEQQQEEEKADVESSQSDISPTPQKEEEKKPELDGVNLFTPTVEVQPLPSLYDQLKEEPEALTLLAPAAGDTIISLDFSCPDSEIQLLKEVPLYNDVMLPSTSDKLALPLSPLPSSEPLLVNSTSKDAKAETYTAASSSTETSHSSSEAGSPLDFCFPMDSEMSSDFKLDLVEKLFAIDPEPKTPFNTQAMEGLDLEMLAPYIPMDDDFQLRSLSPDEPLSCGPVKALESPPVSVAKDIHSYPSSPFSAPNSRTASPAPPEPVNAPHFASIISKRTPQVDKEVSLRTLAAQNTQRKRKLGDLKQMIGQGALPPEQLEQGKKLKPSESETTTTILLLPSDMACRLLGSTSEGSSSPFTLPQLTRYDCEVNAPLQGRQYLLQGEELLRALDHVN, from the exons ATGGACACAGGAACTGTAccagaaaagaaaag AGTGAGCGCCGAGCGGAGAAAGGAGAAGTCGAGGGATGCAGCGCGATGTCGGCGTGGGAAGGAATCAGAGGTGTTCTACGAGCTGGCCCAGGAGCTGCCCCTGCCCCACAGCATCCGCTCCAGCCTCGACAAGGCGTCAATAATGAGGCTCACTATCAGTTACTTGCGCATGAGGAAACTGCTCAGCACAG ATGAGCCAATGGCAGAGGAACAAACAGAGCTTGATGAGCAGCTAAACAGCTCCTACCTGAAGGCTCTGGAGGGTTTTCTCATGGTGCTGTCTGAAGACGGAGATATGGTCTATATGTCCGAGAATGTCAACAAGTGCCTGGGGTTGGCACAG tTTGACCTGACAGGACACAGTGTGTTTGACTTCATACATCCCTGTGACcaagaggagctgagagagatGCTGGTCCAcagaacag GCTCCAAAAAGGCAAAGGAACCAAGCACAGAACGCAGCTTCTTCCTCCGAATGAAATGCACCCTCACAAGCAGAGGCCGCACTGTCAATGTCAAATCAGCCACATGGAAG GTGCTCCAGTGCTCGGGTCACGTCCAGGTATACGACAGCCACACTGAGGAGACTTCCAATGAGCAGATGGAGCCGCCTTTCCCCTACTTGGTTCTGATCTGTGACCCCATCCCTCACCCCTCCAACATCGAGGTCCCCCTGGACACCAAGACCTTCCTCAGCCGCCACACAATGGACATGAAGTTCACGTACTGTGACGAGAG gATCACTGAGCTCATGGGTTATGATCCAGAGGAGCTGTTGAACCGTTCTGTGTATGAGTACTATCATGCTCTGGACTCAGACCATCTCACAAAGACTCACCACAACT TGTTTGCAAAGGGCCAGGTCACCACAGGCCAGTACCGGATGTTGGCTAAGAGGGGAGGCTTTGTGTGGGTGGAAACCCAAGCCACTGTGATCTACAACAACAAGAACTCTCAGCCACAGTGTGTCGTCTGTGTCAACTTTGTGCTCAG TGGCATCCAGGAGGAGAAACTCATCTTCTCTTTGGAGCAGACTGAGGATGTGAAGTCGAtaaaagaggagcagcagcaggaggaagaaaaggcTGATGTCGAGAGCAGCCAGTCAGACATTTCTCCAACCccacagaaagaggaggagaagaagccTGAGCTGGATGGGGTCAATCTGTTCACACCAACAGTAGAGGTCCAGCCGCTGCCCAGCCTGTATGACCAGCTAAAAGAAGAGCCTGAGGCCCTCACCCTGCTAGCACCTGCCGCCGGAGACACAATCATCTCCCTGGACTTCAGCTGCCCTG ATTCAGAGATCCAGCTGCTGAAGGAAGTCCCTCTCTACAATGATGTCATGCTTCCCTCCACCAGTGACAAGCTggccctgcctctctctcctctgccgtCCAGTGAGCCTCTCCTTGTCAACAGCACCTCTAAGGATGCAAAAGCTGAGACCTACACAGCAGCCTCATCCTCTACAGAGACCAGCCACAGCTCCTCAGAG GCTGGCAGTCCATTGGATTTTTGTTTCCCCATGGATTCGGAGATGAGCTCAGATTTCAAACTAGACTTGGTAGAGAAGCTGTTTGCCATTGATCCAGAGCCCAAGACCCCCTTCAACACACAG GCAATGGAAGGATTAGATCTGGAGATGTTGGCGCCCTACATCCCAATGGACGATGACTTCCAGCTGCGCAGTCTGAGCCCAGATGAGCCTCTGTCCTGTGGACCAGTCAAAGCCCTTGAGAGTCCTCCAGTCAGCGTCGCAAAGGACATCCACAGCTATCCCAGTTCCCCATTCAGTGCACCAAACAGCCGCACCGCTTCACCAGCTCCACCTGAGCCAGTAAACGCCCCTCATTTTGCCAGCATCATTTCCAAGAG GACCCCACAAGTGGACAAAGAAGTGTCTCTTAGGACCCTGGCAGCTCAGAACACACAGCGTAAACGAAAACTGGGCGACTTAAAACAGATGATTGGACAG GGAGCTCTGCCCCCCGAACAACTGGAGCAGGGCAAGAAGCTGAAGCCCTCAGAGTCGGAAACAACTACCACCATACTTCTGCTGCCTTCAG atatggCGTGTCGTCTGCTGGGTAGCACGTCAGAAGGCTCCAGTTCCCCTTTCACCCTGCCACAGCTCACCCGCTACGACTGCGAGGTCAACGCCCCCTTACAGGGTCGTCAGTACCTGCTGCAGGGGGAGGAGCTGCTGCGCGCTCTGGACCACGTCAACTGA